Proteins encoded in a region of the Streptomyces sp. PCS3-D2 genome:
- a CDS encoding MerR family transcriptional regulator, translating into MEEEALLSIGAFARRARLSHKALRLYDRHGLLPPDHVDAVTGYRYYRESRLAAARLIVRLRGLDMPLADVGAVLAAPAPEAARLVAEYWDGVERRHAAQRELAAHLRIHLLGGEGSTDMYEIKEREVPQQLVLTEQRHITPEELPDWIPAALGRLAQVAHAHGGFFGHPFVIYHGEVNEDSDGPVELCVPVDPARAGLLPAASRTEPAHTQAYTRLTKAQTAYPQILSAYDAVYAWAQREARTTAAAPREVYFADWSGIGPADPACDIAVPLAG; encoded by the coding sequence ATGGAGGAAGAAGCACTGCTCAGCATCGGCGCGTTCGCCCGCCGGGCGCGGCTGTCGCACAAGGCCCTGCGGCTGTACGACCGCCACGGCCTGCTGCCGCCCGACCACGTCGACGCCGTCACCGGATACCGGTACTACCGGGAGAGCCGGCTCGCCGCCGCCCGGCTGATCGTGCGGCTGCGCGGGCTGGACATGCCGCTGGCCGACGTCGGCGCGGTCCTGGCCGCCCCCGCCCCGGAGGCGGCCCGGCTGGTGGCCGAGTACTGGGACGGCGTCGAGCGCCGCCACGCGGCACAGCGCGAGCTGGCGGCGCACCTCCGTATCCACCTGCTCGGAGGCGAAGGGAGTACGGACATGTACGAGATCAAGGAGCGTGAGGTGCCGCAGCAGCTGGTCCTCACGGAACAGCGGCACATCACCCCGGAAGAGCTGCCCGACTGGATCCCCGCGGCCCTGGGCCGACTGGCTCAGGTGGCACACGCGCACGGTGGCTTCTTCGGCCACCCGTTCGTCATCTACCACGGGGAGGTCAATGAGGACAGCGACGGCCCCGTCGAGCTCTGCGTGCCGGTGGACCCGGCCCGCGCCGGCCTGCTCCCGGCGGCCTCCCGCACCGAACCGGCCCACACCCAGGCCTACACCCGCCTCACCAAGGCGCAGACGGCCTACCCGCAGATCCTCTCCGCCTACGACGCGGTCTACGCCTGGGCGCAGCGCGAGGCCCGCACCACGGCGGCTGCGCCCCGCGAGGTCTACTTCGCGGACTGGTCCGGGATCGGCCCGGCCGACCCGGCCTGCGACATCGCCGTCCCCCTGGCCGGCTGA
- a CDS encoding ribosome-inactivating family protein: MFSVVSGGRVMRRVAGLLVALALSAGVLGAAAPAAHADPDRPLTVVDWDISGLEHGGQGHHDRYWNMIDQVHRISGHDFYQVLDETTTMPDRLIQIRVSHAGQYVVSLYYWANTLYLAGIYQPGQPDGTGNRHYVFPDGYPDAFERVLGVRAHRLPWNGSYATLPGGGARAERRLTPQNLQNALLTLRNTQQLLTTGAGRQTVGSYLVDVIGATAEAARFGYVFDVIRQNIAHHASTPIGPFGADLETSWGQLSAWVYARLRNPAGNGFTIGAQGYSRYYPTVAALIANLGYIQLNGHKRGG, translated from the coding sequence GTGTTCAGCGTAGTTTCGGGCGGGCGGGTGATGCGGCGTGTCGCCGGTCTCCTCGTGGCGCTCGCCCTGTCGGCCGGTGTGCTGGGCGCGGCCGCGCCCGCCGCCCATGCCGATCCGGACCGGCCGCTGACGGTCGTCGACTGGGACATCAGCGGTCTCGAGCACGGCGGCCAGGGGCACCACGACCGGTACTGGAACATGATCGACCAGGTGCACCGGATCAGCGGCCACGACTTCTACCAGGTGCTGGACGAGACCACGACGATGCCCGACCGGCTGATCCAGATCCGGGTGAGTCACGCCGGGCAGTACGTGGTGTCCCTCTACTACTGGGCCAACACCCTGTATCTGGCCGGGATCTACCAGCCCGGGCAGCCCGACGGCACCGGCAACCGGCACTACGTGTTCCCCGACGGCTATCCCGACGCGTTCGAGCGGGTCCTGGGGGTGCGGGCCCACCGCCTGCCCTGGAACGGGAGTTACGCCACCCTGCCCGGCGGTGGCGCCCGCGCGGAGCGGCGGCTCACCCCCCAGAACCTCCAGAACGCGCTGCTGACCCTGCGCAACACCCAGCAGCTCCTCACCACCGGGGCCGGCCGGCAGACCGTCGGTTCGTACCTGGTGGACGTCATCGGCGCGACCGCCGAGGCGGCGCGCTTCGGGTACGTCTTCGACGTGATCCGGCAGAACATCGCCCACCACGCGTCGACGCCGATCGGCCCGTTCGGTGCCGACCTCGAAACCAGCTGGGGCCAGTTGTCCGCCTGGGTGTACGCGCGGCTGCGCAACCCGGCCGGGAACGGTTTCACCATCGGTGCCCAGGGCTACAGCAGGTACTACCCGACGGTCGCCGCGCTTATCGCGAACCTGGGGTACATCCAGCTCAACGGGCACAAGCGGGGCGGCTGA
- a CDS encoding transglycosylase SLT domain-containing protein, which produces MLAAVPAQAAPTSAKAIAQQMIKDPAQFAAFNNIVSRESGWNHTATNASSGAYGLVQALPASKMASAGADWKTNPATQIKWGLNYMNERYGSPVGAWNFWQTHHWY; this is translated from the coding sequence ATGCTCGCCGCGGTTCCCGCCCAGGCGGCCCCGACGAGCGCCAAGGCGATCGCCCAGCAGATGATCAAGGACCCGGCGCAGTTCGCGGCCTTCAACAACATCGTTTCCCGCGAGAGCGGCTGGAACCACACCGCCACCAACGCCTCCTCCGGCGCGTACGGCCTGGTCCAGGCCCTGCCGGCCTCGAAGATGGCCTCCGCGGGCGCCGACTGGAAGACCAACCCGGCCACCCAGATCAAGTGGGGCCTGAACTACATGAACGAGCGCTACGGCAGCCCCGTCGGCGCCTGGAACTTCTGGCAGACCCACCACTGGTACTAA